The sequence below is a genomic window from Terriglobales bacterium.
CACTGCTCATGCCGAATTGGGAATTATTGAGCAAAAAACCAGGGAACAGCGCTTACAATGTTTGCGCAAGTGCCTGGAACAGCTTTCTCCCCCAGATCGCGCGTTGTTTCTCGCCTATGAATACTACGCGACCAAGGCCAGCAACACCCGGCAGCTTGCCGAGCGCTTCGGTCTCAGCATTGGTGCCTTGCAGGTAAAGGCACACCGCTTGAAGCACAGAATTGAAAAGTGCACGTTGCAGCGTTTTCTCTCTCCGGCAAATTTTTTCGACGAGGAGGGCGAATCGCAAGCTCTATGACTGATGACGGCAAAAACGAGCAAACCATGAAGCGCTATCTGTTGCGCGAGATGTCGCCGCAGGAGCACTCCGAGTTCGAGGACCGCTATCTTGCCGATCCTGATCTCTTCGAACAGCTCGCCGCCTTCGAGGAGTCTCTCATTCGCTCCTACCTTCGCGGTGAATGCTCCCAGCAGGAAAAAGCCGGACTTGAAAAACGTGTGGCGGCTTCACCCGATTGGCGAGAAAAAGTTGAGTTCGAACGCTCGCTCATGCAGCATCTCGCCTCGCTTCCCGCTCCTGGCCTTTCGCAGGCTTCATCCGATGTTTCGGAAAATGCGTCTGCTCGTTCTTCTCAAGGCAAAATCGCAGTACCTCGGGAAATTCTTCGGCCATGGGGAGGGCCTCTGCTGCCGGCGCTCCGTTTTGCCGCTGTAATTATCGGGCTTGTGCTCATAGCCGGCGGAGCATGGCTGGTTATGACCAATCTTCAACTCCATCAGCAACTCGCCCAGATTGAGGCGCAGAGGGCCGACCTGGAACGTCACCAGCTCGAACTGCAGCAGCAATTGGCTGCTCTCACTCTAAGACTACCGCCGGCCATTCAGCCTTTTGTCCTTACCTCTCATCTCGTTCGGGACCCGGCCCAGCAAAAGCCGCTTAATATTCCTTTGGATGTCTCTTCCATCCCGCTGCAGCTTGTCCTCGATCAGGATGGTTTCCCTAGCTACATAGCGACTCTCGAAACTGCCGGAGGGGCCCGCCTGTGGCAGAAGAGCAATCTCAAAAGCCAGCCCGGCCAGGAGGGTCAACACATTATTGCCATCGAACTTCCCGCGGATGTGTTCTCACGTGGCACCTATATTTTGAAGCTGGCAGGAATATCGCGGAACCATAAGCCCGATGAAGTGGCCGTCTATATATTCCGCGTCGTAAAACACTGAACGGGCAATGAGTATTCTGTAATATCTCTGTTTAAAACCAGTCCGGACTGCTACCTAACAAAATCCAGGGTATTTCCGCGCCGATTCAATGACTCAATGATCCGATGAGTCAACCTGTCCGGCCTGCCCGTGATGACCCGATTTTTTCAATCCGTTACAAGGCGAAAAAAAACTTTTTAAAGAGTGTAAAACCTTACCCGCTCAGGCCACTTAGCAATTGAGAGCTGAAAAACATGACTCGCCAGCTTTCCCATGTTTTGGATAAGGCTACCGGTGAATTGTGTCTCAAAACGCAATGAGGCGTGTCTAAAAACGGAAATGATGTCGAGCGAAACCAACTTGGAAGGAATGGAAGGAATTATGAAGATCCGATTTTTCACAATCATTCTGCTTGTCCTTGCGGCAATCCCTGTATATGCGGGAAGCATTTCCTGCACTGCGGCAACTCCACTCGTGCCCGACGGCCGCCTCCTGGATTTCGATTCAGTACAGGCGAACACTGCCAATTGGTATCAGTTCACGGCAACCGCAGGGCGTTCGTATTCCATCGAGGTACGAGATGACTTAGATCCAAACAGCACTGATTTCACAATAACGTATTACGGTCCGAACGGGTCTTGTCCTTCTCCGCCTGCGATTACGTCCGCGGCTGCCACTGTTACAGATACCCACGGCTATGAACCAGTGCTTCCTGCACTGACGTCTCCAAGCACGGCACGAGCCAGCATTGTCACCACTGCAAGCGGAGGCGGGATGTACTGGATCAAAGTGCAAAACACCAACACCACAACGAGCCATTATGTGAGTGTCAGCGTCACGGAAACCACGCTGTATTCGCCTGCCTGGAACACTTGCGGCGGCCTCATAACTCAATGGATCTTGTCGAATACCACTTCTCAACCCGTCAATTTCACAATTACGCTTACTGCGACATCCGTGTCACCTCCAGTGACCTATACAACTGGACTTCTGACTTTAGGTGCGCCATCAAGTTCCACTTCGGGCCAAACACTTTCTACGGCTGCCGGTTTTACACCTTCCGTACCAACAGGCTCTTCCTGTCAGACGGGATATGTGGTTCTGACCCACAGCGGTCCTCCTGGCGCAATATCGGTCTACGCCGATGAAAACAACTGGCCAACAGGTGTATACGTGGTACCTATGGGGCCCATGCGAGGTAAGTGAATCCAATTCCATGCCGCTTGGGCAAGTTGCAATGGCAAAAATTGCCGCATCAGCGGAAAAAAATTGTCGAGTGAAGAGAGAGGCTTGTGATGAGAGAGCATTGGACAACCCCGCGATTTTTCGCCAAAGCCGTGAACTTTTTATGGATCGGACTTGTATTGTGCTGGCTCGTAGCCGGGGTGTCGGCGCAAACTGCGACCTATCATCTTCATGCCCAGGCCTCAAGCAGTGCCGGTCTACTCCAGTTACAAACAGCCGGTCCAAGCGTAAGCAGCGTTAGTCTTATGTCAGAGCCGATCACGGTCAGCGGTGATTACCCGATCGCTGCTTTTGATACGCAAGCGGCAGTGCCCAATACTCCCGGCTATTTCCCAACCGGTTCGCAAATGACATTCAGCCTATGGATGCAAGCCAGCAATGGCAGCGGTGTGGTCTATCCCGAGGCCAAGTTGTATATCAATAATCCTTTCGGAGTTCTTCTTTGCAACGCCAGAGCTAGCACACAACTTACTACCGTATTAAAGTTATTCAATTTTAGCTGCACGACCGCAGCTAATATCGGGATGCAGGCCACCGACCGCTTGTACTTGTGGGTAGGTGCTGCGCAGACCGGCAGAGGCGTGCCTGCTCTGACAGCGGCTCTCAACATTGAGGGCACGCTGAATGGCAACTACGACTCTCAGATTGTCGTACGGACGCCGCTCCTCCCGAGCATCAATAGTAACGGTCTATCGCCGAACATCGGTACTGTCAATTCTTCTGTGATTATTCAGGGAAGCAATTTTGGAAATGGCGGTCAAGGTTCCGTTACTTTTAATGGCACAACGGCAACCACAACAACTTGGAGCAATAACAGTATTACGGCAACTGTTCCTGCGGGGGCGACTTCCGGCAACGTAGTGGTTACCGTTGCTGGTATAGCCAGCAACGGTGTGAACCTTCCTATCCTTACATCTTTAGCGATCTCTCCTCGGAATCCAGTGGTCCCGAATGGAACACCAAAGCAGTTCACGGTTACAGGTACATACACCGGCGGCAGTACGCAAGATTTGACCAACACCGTCAACTGGACTTCCTCTTCTACGACAGTCGCGACGATCAACAGCTCAGGATTGGCCACGACAATTGCTCAAGGCAGCACGACAATCAGGGCAGCCCTGGGTTCAGTGAGCGATTCCACAGCTCTGACAGTAGGATCGCCAACCTTGGCCTCCGTTGCTGTGACACCTGCAAGCCCGGTCGCAACCAGGGGCGCGACACGGCAGTTCACAGCTACAGGCACATATACGGATGGCAGCACGCAAAATCTTACCAGCACAGTGACGTGGACTTCTTCGGCGCCAGCCATTGCCACCATCAACAGCAGTGGCCTGGCGACCGCGGTGGCGCAGGGAAGCAGCACAATCACCGCAACTTCGGGTTCTCTTAGCAATTCGACACCGCTGACGGTAACAGCTTCGGCTCCAGTTACGATTGCAGTCGCTCCCGGTAACACCACGGTCACTGCTGGAGCGACTCAGCAGTACACTGCGACGGGAACATATCCCGATAACAGTACACAGAATCTGACTTCAACCGCCAGCTGGACATCTTCCGCACCTGCTGTGATCAGCATCAATTCTGCTGGACTGTCGACTGCGCTGTCAGCAGGCTCGGCTATGATCACCGCCTCAGCTGCGGGCGTGAATGGCTCGACGAATGTCACGGTGGGAGCCGGGGCAGTCAATTACATCTATGACGATTTGGGCCGGCTCGTCGGAGTGGTTGCCCAGAACGGCAACGCCGCGACGTATAACTATGATCCGGTTGGCAACATCCTTTCGATCACGCGCCAGGCCCCCAACCAGGTTTCCATCATGCAGTTCTCTCCCACGAGCGGCTTGGCGGGAACAACGGTCACCATCAGTGGCACCGGCTTCATCACGACTCCGGCACAAAATACGGTGAAGTTCAACGGGATCACCGCAACCGTGACCGCAGCGACAGCAAATCAACTTGTGGTTACCGTACCCGGCACCGCGACCACCGGCCCGGTCACCGTGAGCAATGTCTTTGGAACTGCGACTGCGGCCCTTAATTTCTCGGTATCCACCAACGCTCCTTCGATTACCGACTTTTCACCGCATGTCGGTTTGCCGGGAGCGGCCCTTACCATCACGGGGACCAACTTCAATCCCGACGCCAACAAAAATCACATTCGCATCAACATCGCCCAGCAGCAGCCGGTTACCTCTGCTAGTGCTACAAGCCTGGGCGCAACCCTTGCTCAAGGGACCACATCCGGGCACGTCTTCGTTTCCACGCCGCTTGGCAAAACAGTGAGCTCAGCAGACTTCTTTGTTCCTTTCAATAATCACACCGTTGCCAGCGTCGGTTACACAGGCCGTCTTGACTATGTTCATAACAGTCAACTCGTTACCTTCAGCGCTCCCAACCAGATAGGCATCCTGCTCTTCGACGCGCACGGCGGAGACAAGGTCCAGTTGCAGACGAACAATTCAACCATCGCGTCGGCCACCATCTCGGTCTTTGCGCCCAACGGCAGCACGGTCGCCTCCGGGTCATTCTCTACCGGTACGCAAACCTATGATGGCATTGTATTACCCGCAAAAATGGATGGTACCTACACGATTGGTATTGAACCCGGTTCCAATACGGGAAATGCAAATGTCTCCCTCATCAATGAAAGCGATGTGACCGCTACAATTTCCATCGACGGTCCAGCTGTGACCACGACAACCACAATTCCTGGACAGGATGCGCGGCTTTACTTCAACAATATTCAGGCCAGTGAGCGGATTGTGTTGTATGTGAGCAATGTAACGAACCCCAGCGCTACCGTGTACCTCGTCAACCCTGACGGAACACAACATGGCTTCGGTTTGGGAATCAATAATAGCCCGGCAGGTCAAACATTCTTCATGGACACGCAGACCCTTGCCAGCATAGGCACCTATCAGCTCTGGGTTCAGCACACTGCATCAATGGCGTCAACCAGCATTGGCAGTGAAACTCTGCAGCTCGTGAGTGTGCCGCCAGATGTAACAGCAACTCTGAACGTCCCCTCCTCGCCAGGCACCGGCCCCGCAACTACCGTCACGACTCCCGCCGTAGGGCAGAACGCCAACCTGACGTTCGCTTGCGCAGCCGGACAAAAACTGAGTTTCAACGTTAGCAACAGCACCTATAGCAACAGTAATGGCGGCTGCGGGATTACGATATATGAGCCCAATAACAACAGTGAAGCACTGGCATGTCCGGCCACAGGCGCCAGCGGTTTCATTGATACGATTACCATACCAATAACAGGAACCTGCAGCATCTTCATTGATCCTCAGGGGACCAATACCGGCAGTCTCACGGTATCTGCCAACAACGACGCTGATGTAACTGCCTCAATTTCGATCGATGGCCCGCCGGTAACCGTGACTACCACGGTAAACGGACAAGATGCTTATCTCAGCTTCACGACCTCGACCGCGAACCAGCCAGTGGTATTGAATGTAGGCAATGTAACGACTCCTAGTGCCGAAGTGCGACTCGTGAAACCGGATGGGTTGGAACAATGGTTCGTAGACATTAATAACAACCCCGCTGGTCAGAACTTCTTGTTGGATAGGCAGACATTGGCCGCGGTTGGAAACTATAAGTTGTGGATACCGCACTCCGCAAATTTAACCGGGGACATCGGTAGTGAGACTCTGCAGCTATATAGCTCACCGTCCACTACGATCAACGGAGCATCTGTAAATGTCCCGGCTTCAGGATCGCTGGCGGCTGGACAAACCGCCGAGGCCGTCTTCTCCGGGAGTACCGGGCAAAGCGTTACCGTTCATGTTGCCAACAACACGCTCAGTAACGTCCAGGTAGGGCTGTACGATCCCAACAACACTCTGTTGACTTCTACGAGCGGAACAACATCCACCTTCAGCCTTTCCAGCGTCACCCTTGGAGCAACCGGCACCTACGTCATCAAGGTTACTTCACAAGGATCAGCTACGGGCAGCATGACCGTAAACGTCACAAATCCGTGAGAGAAATGAACATGAATAAGCATTCGATTCGCATCGCGTGGTGGGCAATTTCACTGTTGATTCTTGCAGCTTTCCCCGTTTGGGGAAAGAGCGCTCAAGCCGAAACGGACCCAGCTTCGGTTGAGCAAAGTTCTTCTCTCTTGGCTGGCGCTTCTTCGACTCTGCTGCCCAGTGGCCAGCTCTTGCTGCTCGGGGGGCAAGACGCGCGCGGCAAGATTCAGGACCGCGCTGCTCTCAAAGATCCAGCCACGGGCATGATCGCTCCGCTCCCCGTGATGCACTTTGCCCGCTCCTATCACTCTGCCAGCGTGCTCCCTGACGGCACAGTGCTCATCCTGGGCGGCATCGGCGCCGATGGAAAGATTGTCACGCAGGCCGAACAGTTTGATTCCGAGACAAAGACGTTCAGCACGGTCTCGTCCGCGCCAGCGGCTCGCGCCTTCCACACGGCCACGCTGCTGACAGATGGCAGGCTTTTGATCGCAGGTGGAATATCGCTTGGCGGCAAGCTTACGGCGGCGCTGGAGATCTGGGATTCGCGCCACCCCACCACAGCTCCGCAATCGATTGAGCTCAAGACAGGCCGCCGCAATCACACGGCAACCCTGTTGGCCGATGGCCGCGCGCTGCTCTCCGGAGGTAAAGACGAAAAAGGGAATTTGCTCGCGGCCGGTGAAGTTTACGATCCCCAGACGCAGAGCACGAGCGTCGTCGAAAATCCCAGTGAGATGCTGGCTGCTTCTGCCGGTATGACCGAAGTGCGCGCTACTTCGCCCGAAGACCAGGCGGTGAATGTTCCCGTCGATGCTCTGATCTCCATGCGCTTCTCTCGCAGTGTGCAGATGCAGAGCATCAAAGCCGAAACGGTCCTCTTGGAAGGACCAGAAGGGGCCGTGACGGCCCACGTAGTTCCCGCAGAGAGAGGCATGTTGACGTTCATCACGCCGCTTTCACCGCTGCAACCTGGTACCACATATAACGTCACCGTCTCCGGCGCGGTTGATTCCAGCAACGCTGCTGTGGCGCATGACCAGTTCACGTTTACCACTGCGGGTGTCCCGCCACAAGATAGGGCGGATTCCGATGATGAACGCTGGAAGCCAACAGTTGATTGGAAGGTGCACCAATCGAACAAAGACCCGTTGCCGCCGCTCAAAGCCCCCGACGGTGTCACAGCCCTCGCCGGCCGTGTGCTGCGCCTGAATGGCAAGCCGCTCGAGCATGTAACTCTTACCATCGGCAACAAGCATGTAGAAACAGACGAGACCGGGCGCTTCCTGCTGGTTGATGTTCCCGCAGGCCACCAGGTGTTGCAGATCGATGCCACGACTGCCAATCGCCCCGGCAAGACATACGGCTACTACGAGTTCGGCGCCGAGCTGAAAGCCAAAAAGACAAACGTTCTCTCATTCACCATTTGGATGTCGCTGCTTGACATGGCTCATGCCGTCAACATTCCATCACCTACGACGAAAGAAGTTGTGATCAGCAATCCAACAGTGCCCGGGCTCGAATTGCGCCTGCCGCCGGGAACCGTGATCTATGATCGCGATCATAAGGTCGTCCATCAGGTCAGCATTACGCCCATTCCTTTGGATCGTCCTCCGTTCCCGCTGCCCGGTGGAGTTGATGTGCCTATCTACTTCACGATTCAGCCAGGCGGAGCCTACATTCAGGTCAATGGCAGCTCGACCATAAAAGGCGGTAGGCTCTTTTATCCCAACCTTGGTCATCTGACCCCCGGGTCAATCTTCGTCTTCTGGAACTACAACGCCGATCAGGGGGGCTGGTATCAGTATGGCTCAGGTCACGTTGACCCCTCCGGCAACCAGATCGTTCCCGATCCGGGAGTGGTGGTCTACGAGTTTTCTGGCGCGATGGTTGGTGGCCGTCCGGGACCTGCAATTGGAAATCAAAACGACATCAAAGATGGTGAGCCCGTTAACCTTTCCACGGGTTTGTTTACCTATCGAAAGACCGATCTGTCTTTGCCCGATGTGATTCCTCTGAGTCTGACTCGTACCTATCGTCAACTCGATGGGGTCAACCGCTCTATGGGGGTGGGAACGTCAAATCCCTACGAAATCTTCGTGGCTGGCGATGGCCATGTTTTTGGCATCACGCCCTACATCATTCTTTACCTCGAAGACGGTACAAAGGTTTATTTTCGCCAAAACGCATTAAACCCCACTACATATGTGAATTTCAGTTCGCGTACGCAGTGGTATGGCGCCGTAATTACGCTGACAGGAAGCACTGCCATTGGGCCAGGCGGGAAAACGCTGCCCGGCGAGTTGCAGATCCGCACCAGAAACGGCACGTATTATAGCTTTCCTGATTCTTCGAACATCAGCAGTGTCTCTTGCCAGGCCCTGCGCGGAATCACAGACCGTTTCGGGAACCAGGTCCTGATCAATCGCACCCCCAGGACCGGCGATAACGGTGTTCTGTTCTGCGACATGCTTAGTGTGACCTCGCCCAACGGGCGCTCTATTACCTTTCAACATGACACCGATCATCACATCACCAGCGCCACCGATAGCGCCGGCCGCACCGTGCAGTATACCTACGACGTCAGCGGCAGGCTGGTCGGCGTAACCGACGTCAACGGCGGCCTGACCCAGTACACCTACGACGATTCCAACAACATGACGGCCATCGAAGATGCCCGCGGCATCCCCTACCTGGCCAACTCCTATGACAGCAACACAAACATCGTGTATCAACAAACCCTTGCCGATGGAACCAGCACATACAGGTTCCTCTGGAACCAGACCGGCAACGGGCAGACCGTAACCTTCAACGACTCTGGCTGTGGCGGATGCGGAGGCGGGGCCGATGTTCTGGGATTCCGTAATTGCCTCACTTGCTACGACAGCTATACCCCACCAATCCAGGATGTGGAAATCTTTGACCCGAACGGCAATGAGCGCCACATCTACTACGACTCTCAAACCGGCAATACCAAGAAACAGGTCTTTAACGAGAACACCCCACAGCAGCAGACCTACACCTACGCCTACTATGCTGATAACCTGCTCAAGTCTGTAACCGATCCACTCGGGCACGTGACCAATTACAACACCTATGATGGTCTTGGCAATCCTGTTTCAGTGACCACGATGGCCAATACTGCTGCCGCGGCTACCACGCAGATGGTCTATGACGGCAATAGCGACCTGCTCAGTGTTACAGACGCGCTCAATCACACCACAACCTATGGCTACGATCCGCAGGGCGATCTGACCCTCATCGTCGATCCCTTGCTGCATACCACTACGATGACCTATGACAGCGAAGGCCGCATGCTGAGCGTCACCGACCCCATGCAGAGCGAGTCTCTGCAGTTCCTTTATGACGGTCCGGATCTGGTGACGATCTCCGACTCGGAAAGCACGCTGAATCGCTTCTGCGATGCCGCAGGTCGCGTGGTCTCAACCACCGACCCGCTGGGCAAGGTGGTGC
It includes:
- a CDS encoding RHS repeat-associated core domain-containing protein yields the protein MNKHSIRIAWWAISLLILAAFPVWGKSAQAETDPASVEQSSSLLAGASSTLLPSGQLLLLGGQDARGKIQDRAALKDPATGMIAPLPVMHFARSYHSASVLPDGTVLILGGIGADGKIVTQAEQFDSETKTFSTVSSAPAARAFHTATLLTDGRLLIAGGISLGGKLTAALEIWDSRHPTTAPQSIELKTGRRNHTATLLADGRALLSGGKDEKGNLLAAGEVYDPQTQSTSVVENPSEMLAASAGMTEVRATSPEDQAVNVPVDALISMRFSRSVQMQSIKAETVLLEGPEGAVTAHVVPAERGMLTFITPLSPLQPGTTYNVTVSGAVDSSNAAVAHDQFTFTTAGVPPQDRADSDDERWKPTVDWKVHQSNKDPLPPLKAPDGVTALAGRVLRLNGKPLEHVTLTIGNKHVETDETGRFLLVDVPAGHQVLQIDATTANRPGKTYGYYEFGAELKAKKTNVLSFTIWMSLLDMAHAVNIPSPTTKEVVISNPTVPGLELRLPPGTVIYDRDHKVVHQVSITPIPLDRPPFPLPGGVDVPIYFTIQPGGAYIQVNGSSTIKGGRLFYPNLGHLTPGSIFVFWNYNADQGGWYQYGSGHVDPSGNQIVPDPGVVVYEFSGAMVGGRPGPAIGNQNDIKDGEPVNLSTGLFTYRKTDLSLPDVIPLSLTRTYRQLDGVNRSMGVGTSNPYEIFVAGDGHVFGITPYIILYLEDGTKVYFRQNALNPTTYVNFSSRTQWYGAVITLTGSTAIGPGGKTLPGELQIRTRNGTYYSFPDSSNISSVSCQALRGITDRFGNQVLINRTPRTGDNGVLFCDMLSVTSPNGRSITFQHDTDHHITSATDSAGRTVQYTYDVSGRLVGVTDVNGGLTQYTYDDSNNMTAIEDARGIPYLANSYDSNTNIVYQQTLADGTSTYRFLWNQTGNGQTVTFNDSGCGGCGGGADVLGFRNCLTCYDSYTPPIQDVEIFDPNGNERHIYYDSQTGNTKKQVFNENTPQQQTYTYAYYADNLLKSVTDPLGHVTNYNTYDGLGNPVSVTTMANTAAAATTQMVYDGNSDLLSVTDALNHTTTYGYDPQGDLTLIVDPLLHTTTMTYDSEGRMLSVTDPMQSESLQFLYDGPDLVTISDSESTLNRFCDAAGRVVSTTDPLGKVVQYSYNNFNQLTQVTDPLGGITSFTYDRNGNLLSVQDARQQGSSLQTSFTYDVMDRVATRTDPHGRQQSYGYDKNGNLTSFTDRKGKVTNIQYDWANRKTFAGFGATGNPPTYESTINYSYDAIGRLTQIVDSTSGTISHSYDDINRKATETVGARSVTTAMDAIGRLNTLSATGQPDVTYHYDPNSNHLLSIQKGAATVGFGYDNDNRRTSMTLSNGVLATYGYDAASRLTSINYQLNATSLGVLNYAYDAVGRRTQVNGSLARTGLPPALIAATYDANNEIASWNGQPFTYDNDGNLTYDGASTYSWNARNQLIGISGSVNASFAYDSLGRRTSKTIAAQNTGFTYNVGAIAQEVNGSTVIADIWNGGMNYFQRTDASGSFVPMTDALGSVLALVDASGTLGAQYTYDPYGSTSAFGTSGTSPFQYIGQENDILTSLYYLHARYYSPALGRFISQDPIGLAGGINVYAYASDDPIDFIDPFGLKACLDFWQKVFVVGHGLGNIGVGLGKIVVAGEVAMSTGPLTFPITMYLGIQGGFNVIGGIGELAAAYDGSARNALAAGNLGNMGTISGVVGAATYDWMYGDQGSAFDMFQEGSSLGQWENLASGFLINPLMGAEETASIVKGVYPAAGEGLTEAYDTGMNVLDNADTFEGEYEGAGRGCCK
- a CDS encoding Ig-like domain-containing protein; this translates as MSEPITVSGDYPIAAFDTQAAVPNTPGYFPTGSQMTFSLWMQASNGSGVVYPEAKLYINNPFGVLLCNARASTQLTTVLKLFNFSCTTAANIGMQATDRLYLWVGAAQTGRGVPALTAALNIEGTLNGNYDSQIVVRTPLLPSINSNGLSPNIGTVNSSVIIQGSNFGNGGQGSVTFNGTTATTTTWSNNSITATVPAGATSGNVVVTVAGIASNGVNLPILTSLAISPRNPVVPNGTPKQFTVTGTYTGGSTQDLTNTVNWTSSSTTVATINSSGLATTIAQGSTTIRAALGSVSDSTALTVGSPTLASVAVTPASPVATRGATRQFTATGTYTDGSTQNLTSTVTWTSSAPAIATINSSGLATAVAQGSSTITATSGSLSNSTPLTVTASAPVTIAVAPGNTTVTAGATQQYTATGTYPDNSTQNLTSTASWTSSAPAVISINSAGLSTALSAGSAMITASAAGVNGSTNVTVGAGAVNYIYDDLGRLVGVVAQNGNAATYNYDPVGNILSITRQAPNQVSIMQFSPTSGLAGTTVTISGTGFITTPAQNTVKFNGITATVTAATANQLVVTVPGTATTGPVTVSNVFGTATAALNFSVSTNAPSITDFSPHVGLPGAALTITGTNFNPDANKNHIRINIAQQQPVTSASATSLGATLAQGTTSGHVFVSTPLGKTVSSADFFVPFNNHTVASVGYTGRLDYVHNSQLVTFSAPNQIGILLFDAHGGDKVQLQTNNSTIASATISVFAPNGSTVASGSFSTGTQTYDGIVLPAKMDGTYTIGIEPGSNTGNANVSLINESDVTATISIDGPAVTTTTTIPGQDARLYFNNIQASERIVLYVSNVTNPSATVYLVNPDGTQHGFGLGINNSPAGQTFFMDTQTLASIGTYQLWVQHTASMASTSIGSETLQLVSVPPDVTATLNVPSSPGTGPATTVTTPAVGQNANLTFACAAGQKLSFNVSNSTYSNSNGGCGITIYEPNNNSEALACPATGASGFIDTITIPITGTCSIFIDPQGTNTGSLTVSANNDADVTASISIDGPPVTVTTTVNGQDAYLSFTTSTANQPVVLNVGNVTTPSAEVRLVKPDGLEQWFVDINNNPAGQNFLLDRQTLAAVGNYKLWIPHSANLTGDIGSETLQLYSSPSTTINGASVNVPASGSLAAGQTAEAVFSGSTGQSVTVHVANNTLSNVQVGLYDPNNTLLTSTSGTTSTFSLSSVTLGATGTYVIKVTSQGSATGSMTVNVTNP